TAACTTATTGACGACATGATTGTGAATTGTACGGGAAACGCACTGCCACTTGCTCCAGGGAGGAAATAATTTTGCCCTATGGCTACTGCAATAGTGAATATAATAGGAAAGACAAAGCAACAGAAGCCGAGTTTCCAAGTATGTTTGGCTGCTTTAGTTAACATTATAGCATCCATTTTGATACATACAACGAACATGTACAAGTACACCGCCATGTTCGACATAGTGGCAAGCACCACCATTTCTTTGGGTGCAAACATTTTTTCCATGTATGTTTTGTTGCGTCATTGAAGGTCCTAGGATAACTCCAGCCTGTAAAAACAAAACCATGTATTAAATTTTACCTTATAAATATGATATTGCGAGACCACCGAAGTCTTTCAGCGACATCTGGAGAGCTCGTCAAGTTTCCCCATGATCTCATCAAACCATTACGAGCTAATACCGACAGCATAGACAAGATCCAACCAACCAGGATCTTGGGACACTTATCTCACGAAATAAGACAAGCACATGTCTAGGAACCACACCCGTAACAAAGGCGGCTTGCTTGACATCTATACACTGCATACAGGGGCAAAAACAAGGGGCCAAGCAGTGGACTTCCCCCAAtggtaaaattatcatttagaccctcaaaatattgtaaaattacataataatataaagataaaattatactttgacccCTAAAAGTTATAATGCACTTACTTATTACCCTGATAGAGCAACCTAAACCTAAGAAAGACGAACATCAATATGACGATTAAACCCGGATAGTATAGAACCAATAGCAAAAGGACACATGGAGACTCAGAAAGGGATTGGCAGACCCTTTATAAGGCCTCGAGGCCTTGGAGCTAACCAATACTCTCTCTCTCCTTACTACAAATCTCTTCCACAACCTCTCTTACAGCTCTCTACGTATCGGGTGAACCATTTCCTTCACCATGTATCAAGagatataaataacataataacagGACAAAAACTAGAAACTTACCAAGATATTAGAGACAAGTTTAGATTGTCTTAATGGTTTAAGAAAAGCATGGAGGATCCGAGAGATGAGGACGGACAAGATGACTTGAAGCATTAAGGTAAGGACGATGTTGTCCAAAGGGTTTTGTTTCCAAAACATGCTATTGTAATGCATGTTTTTATTCAAGTCGATGCATACTACAGGGGTACAGAACGTTGTGTTTGGATTCATTTCTTCTATGAATCGAAAAAACCTTTCAGGGTCAAGCAATGTTTCAGggttttttctttcaaattttcagaCAAAACTATATGTATATTTCTTGACCAGATTTTCCTATGAATTATGTTAGAAAAAGATGAGCAAACACAAAGgcagaaaattattatttggtaGTTTGTTGATTTACTTTAAGGATTTAGACGTTTCAATCATGTTCCTgttatgatttgatttgatttaggTTCATCCAtgtaaaacaaagaaacaaaaacattaattaggtgaaaaataattatttgtgttataaCATAATCCAACCCTTGTATTAACAAATGTTCTGTTTTTTAACCTCTTTCATCGATGAAGTGGGGAGCACCGACTCAGGGGCTTGGAGGAtcgaaataaaattaaaaataactaaattatttgtaaccTCTTTGAAATCATAACTTTCTAATTATTGTAACAATAACGAAATTAACCGAGTTAAAATTAAATcgaaaaaagtataaaatttgttattttttatataattaaatgtgTATTCATTCGTATTATGGTCTAAGATCAATCCTATTTGGACCAAGTTTATATTTAAGTAAAACCCTAACTTGATCCAAATGCTCGGAAAACAACTTACCTAGGTAAAAGAAAAGTAACTACAATTATCAAATTTTCGTTGGTTATCATCATGACGATGATGATGTTCCAACACTAAAACCGACATCTTCCCCCCGGAGAAATCCAACGTTGCTATGGCGTCGCCAATAACCCCGAGCTCCGAATATTGCACCCAACTCTCCAACGCTTGTAACTCCGGGTTCGCATGGTGTTTCCCTACAACAACGAGATCATATCCACTTTTTAATGACCGAAGTGCTTTCATTACTTCCTCAACATCATCCGCCATCCATTCAAGACACTCAACACGACCATTGTTTAGATTCATAGCTTCAAAATCTCTAAACAAAGCGTTATCCGcttctttttctatttgatCTTCTAATGTATAAGTCCCTCCTAAATTAATCCTAAAGACCGTAATTGAAACATTCGTTTGACACGAAGCGCGACTCGCCAACGCTAAAGCCTCTCGATCGTCGCCTCCGCTGATGAAAATCACCGCCATGTTGTAGGAAAAAGTGGTTAAAATCGAGCTCCTTAGCCCACGGTCAACAAGTAACCCCACCGTGCATTTCGCCGTGGCTTGGATGTTAGTATTGAAAATGCGCAACGTACCGTCAATGTTATGTGCTTCTTCGCTTTTAAAAAATGGTACTATAATTAGTGGTGCATGTATTCTATCGGAGAGCCGACTAATCGGTTGGTGCATGTACTTATATGGCGAAATCATTTGAAAGGGCTGAATCTGAACCGGTCCTTTCGAGTGTTCAGAGTAGTTAAGGAAAGCTCGGATGATATTGTCGGAGACACTCGGTCGGACGAATTTCCGTAAGTGGTTCTTGTAAGGGGCTAATGTTGGAACACTTTGGCTAGCTACCGCGACAAGATGGATCACATAGGCACATAAGGGACTAATTTCTTGTGGGTTCAATGCTTCAAGTAGGCTAATGATGCTTGGGACATTGTCTTCATCTTGAATGCATGTAATGATACGTAACTCGCCGACGTTCGATGTTGTCCCGAGCGACCTGGTGCCTAGTCGGAGCACATCGAAATTTTCCACCGCCGGTTTGTATAAGATTTCTATTATTGGGGTTATAATGGCATTTACCACAATGATGCTAACCACAGATGTTGCATATGTTTGATCATCTATTAGCTGTATAGACACAAACACCCACCATTattattagtaataaaattttaaaaagaaagaaaaagggtaaattatgtggttagtccctgtactttaaaaaattaaaaaattaatcaccCTATATTAAAAAATTGCTTTAGAGCccctttagaaaaaaaaatcattttagcttcccaaacatttatattttacttctgggccctttaaaaaaaatttcctaatGTCAAACTGacaaattttgatagaaaatatttacaattttaatgattagacttagtttttaaccttttaaggactaaatctaACTTTTAtcaaagtacagggactaacaacatattttaaacaaaaaaagggaaagaaaaaaaaaaagaaaaatctgacCTGAAGGTGTTTCcattgaatggattgaattaATTCAACAATACCTTGTAAGCTCAAAACAAGGCTAAGCAAAACGGCAGTGCTTTTCCTCATATTCATAGATGAAGCAAACACAAGACATGCTATTAACCTTCCTATGTATCCCATGATAACAATTGTTGCAAAAGTCGCACATTCCCCCCAATTTTGTATTGCCGATAAATCGGTGAAATATCCGATCCTAACGaagaacaatggaagaaaaaacTCGTGAAGAATAAGTTCGCTTTTCCGTATAATCGTCGTCCCGAGCGGCGGTCCGTCTGGTGTAATAAATCCCATTACCATAAACGCCCCACCAAACGACGCTCCTATAGCGTCCGTGGTCACTCCCATTACAAAAGTCGACAGTAATATCGTTACGACATAAGATTCCTTCACAGGTTTCCCTTTAGGTGTTTGTTTGATAACCCAATATAACATCGGTCGTACCACGAAGAGCGAAAACACTATAAACGAACATAAAGAAAGGATGGCGAGGAAAGCGGATTTGGCTTCTTTTTGCACCGTAGCGACCCCGATGATAACGAAAGCGGCTGAAACCATCTCGTTAAGCATCGTAATAGACGAAGAAATTCGTCCTAGCTCGGAACTTAAAAGATTGAGTTCGTCTAAAGCACGCGTAACAACGATGAAATAACTCAACGACGAGACGACGCTGAATTGGACCGGAAACGGATTTCCGGGGTTTAAACCGGGGAAGAAACGTTGTTTCGCCATGTCAACCGAAACAATGAGTACAATAGGAAAAGCAAGACAACATACACCAAGTTTCCATGTATGTTTGGCTGCTCTTGTTAACATTATTGTATCCATTTTGATACATACGATGAAAGTATATAAATTAGACGCCACTTGTGACAATGTTGCAATTACCACCTCTTCTTTTGCTGGAAACATGCTTTCCATGTATGTTTTGTTACGACCAAGAACAGAAGGTCCTAAAATCACACCAGCCTGTAATAAAAACCCATATAAGAACATTATAAACataataacatgaaaagaaattagaaaCTTACCAAGAGATGGCAGACAAGTTTAGGTTGTTTCAATGGTCTAAGAATAACATGGATGACCCGAAAGACGAGTACAGACAAGATGACTTGAAGCATTAAGACAGGGAAGACGTGGTTTAAAGGGTTTTCTTTCCAAAACATGCTATTGTAATGCAGGTTTTTATTCAAGAAGACGCATACTGTAGAGCTAACCAGCGTTGCGTTTGGTGTAGTTGAAGCCATTTTTTCCCTTCGAATTATGTTTCGAAGGGAATGCGTAAAGAACATAATGACAGGAACTTGATTATTATAATTAAGATGTAATTAATCAAACAAATGTTGGTTAAACTTGTAGTTTGTTACTAGGATACCTGTTgtgttttttagtttatttaggTTTGGTTTTGGTTGTCCttctaaaacaaaatattaattaattgtcaCATAACATAATCCAACCCTCCCATTAACAAATATTCTATATTTCTATTCTTAACCTcttcattattttattgttttcaattctaaaataaaaagggaTGAAGTTGGAGTATTTATGTAAggttatatttttgaaaattaagaatttagtccatatatttgtatttctaagaatttagtcctcgaTGTGTATTTCtaggaatttagtctctcttttcagatttcataattcaagtccaattgttaattttgttaatttctaGGAAATGATGTGTCTTCTTTTAATTGGACGTGATCATGGATGATGTGGTGGAAAatgttcataaaataatttctccatTTAAAACTAGTTCAATATCTTTGTGCGAATCAAGATATCCCAAACATATATACCATTAATCAATTTCTAATCTAACCGGTTTAATTGATACATCTTATTTGATTCCAAAACATTGAATTTATCATAATAAATTGAGTGATTAATGGTTAAAGtctagattaattaattaaatgggtaaactatactagtaatcacccaactattaatgaatttctttttagTCACGTAACTatgaaatattacaaaataatcactcaactattaggAAAATTCTTTTtggttacaaaatggtcatcccactattcaattttgtcttgattctaaaaatctaaccttcaacatttacacattgtgtaatttggtgTTTTTGtagttttgcttttctttgtgacTCTTTCACCTAAAAGctagaaaaaaacaaatttatctactaaatttgattgaaaatatacaaaaatagaaacactcaaaaatcaaagataataattttcatattttctcattcttttaaaatcaaccctcaatgtcacaaagaaaaacaagactgtaaaaaagaaaaagaccaaattacacaatgtgtaaatgttgagagttatttttttagaatcaagaccaaattgacatatataaatgttgagggttaaagtttctattatgtcaaatttaaaaGCAACCAATGTCAGCCAattggtgaccaaaaaagaaattttgaatagttGAGTAAGCATTTTGTAAGTTTTCATAGTTGGGCGACAAAAAGAAttactaatagttgggtgactactaatgtagtttaccctaattaaatttagttacaAATTTTCAGTTTTGGTAATTATCTTAAACTAACaactacttttttttctttttttcaatcaaattaactaatattATGTTATAGAAGATCAAGAGGGTCAAGTGCGCTCAAGCgaattatcttcttatttaagaGTTAGAGAGGGTTATGAGTAATTCTAGGCATTGTATCAAAATTGTATCAAAAGAATAGGTATAATAAGAACCTATAactgaaattaatgttaaaaaaacctcattcttatttcttattaatattaaatattaaggatagaaaagaaaatgtcaaattctactattaatccctatattaagtataagttataaatttagtctATGTATtctaatttggtcattttagtttcattagattttgaatttgaatattttagttCTCACTAAACGGTAGtcattaaatttgttaagttaaattttgctatttctaAAATCTTATGTAACATacatattatcacatgtgtAATGTCATATCgacttattattttcacataatacTCATAAAGAAGATAGGTCATTTTAGTTAATAGGTTTAAGAAGTACTGTTTAAGTTATgactaaaattcaaaaagtatagagactaaatccacaactacGTATACTACGGGACTAATAATGGAATTTGATCTAAAGAACATAATTGCTACCAATTTTtcaggactaaaatttcaaattcagaaagtacaaagactaaaatttaccatttcggactaaaattaactaaattagagTATAAGGACAAAACCCATAACTTATAcatagtacaaggactaatagtagaatttgacCAAAGAAAGAAAGTGGCAATCTTGCAAATTGTAAGGATTAGTCAATGTGAATATGACAATATTGccataaataaagaaaataattcagATTTAggtaactattattatatgataaaagaatttactttattattaagaacttattaaaatattactttttccATTCAAAGGTTTTAggataatatattaaataagtccTTAAATTAGTATATTGCTTATTTAGATAAAACTCTTAtggattttcttaaaaatctgACTAAGtcatatgctttttttttctttagaccaagccatatttttaataattacttATAGAAGACTTTAATTTTAAGTgcaagtaattaaaaaaaaagggtaaactagCTAGGTgggtcactcaacttttagggcattttcattttagtcacctaaAATGAAATCCTTGAAATTTCATCACTCGACTTTTAAggtgttttcattttagtcactcaagcGTTAAATCTTTAACAACGGTTTACTGTACATACCACATcatgtttacactttcattttggtcacccaacttctACGTTgatttcattttgatcacttaTTGATCggggtaaaaaaaaattaaggattaaagtgaaaaagtggtagaaactaaaagaataaattaaaaaattagtcaAGTTGTACTTATTTATCCCTTGTcgaaagttttgattttttcaatattgaaaatttaaatttcaaaatatcaaaatcaattaaataaattattaaaaattatgccTTGATAGTGTCAACcgatttttactaaaatattgaaagtaattaaattaattaatttaatctccttgtaaaatttaaaattttattttatatttccaaattaaaatacccaaatttcttttgattataatCTTGAATCTTCCATGTTaagctaaaagaaaaataaaaa
This genomic window from Gossypium raimondii isolate GPD5lz chromosome 10, ASM2569854v1, whole genome shotgun sequence contains:
- the LOC105775743 gene encoding cation/H(+) antiporter 15; protein product: MASTTPNATLVSSTVCVFLNKNLHYNSMFWKENPLNHVFPVLMLQVILSVLVFRVIHVILRPLKQPKLVCHLLAGVILGPSVLGRNKTYMESMFPAKEEVVIATLSQVASNLYTFIVCIKMDTIMLTRAAKHTWKLGVCCLAFPIVLIVSVDMAKQRFFPGLNPGNPFPVQFSVVSSLSYFIVVTRALDELNLLSSELGRISSSITMLNEMVSAAFVIIGVATVQKEAKSAFLAILSLCSFIVFSLFVVRPMLYWVIKQTPKGKPVKESYVVTILLSTFVMGVTTDAIGASFGGAFMVMGFITPDGPPLGTTIIRKSELILHEFFLPLFFVRIGYFTDLSAIQNWGECATFATIVIMGYIGRLIACLVFASSMNMRKSTAVLLSLVLSLQGIVELIQSIQWKHLQLIDDQTYATSVVSIIVVNAIITPIIEILYKPAVENFDVLRLGTRSLGTTSNVGELRIITCIQDEDNVPSIISLLEALNPQEISPLCAYVIHLVAVASQSVPTLAPYKNHLRKFVRPSVSDNIIRAFLNYSEHSKGPVQIQPFQMISPYKYMHQPISRLSDRIHAPLIIVPFFKSEEAHNIDGTLRIFNTNIQATAKCTVGLLVDRGLRSSILTTFSYNMAVIFISGGDDREALALASRASCQTNVSITVFRINLGGTYTLEDQIEKEADNALFRDFEAMNLNNGRVECLEWMADDVEEVMKALRSLKSGYDLVVVGKHHANPELQALESWVQYSELGVIGDAIATLDFSGGKMSVLVLEHHHRHDDNQRKFDNCSYFSFT